ATATAAAATCAGAAATATTGCAGTTAAATTCTAGTACTCCTActaagagtatccacaataTGGAGCCGCGGCTCTCGTGCAGGGGCTTGGCCGAGCTGCGGCTCCCTATAGCTGAGGACACGGAGGGCCGCGGCAGGGTGAGGGGGGACGACCATGGGCGCGCCGAGTAGTTGGCGCGGACTCGGCTCTTGGGCGCGGGTGACAAACTCGTATTTGTAGTGTTGTGATTGGTAtgttgatgtgcataattgttgAGTTTTTGTGCTCAAAATGGTTATTTCCAGCCAATTGCTATATGTTTTGGAGTTCACGTGTTTGTTGAGTGTTTTAGGCAAAAATAGGTGAAAATGGAGTAAAAGAGCTCCACCCGGTCGAGTAAAAATCCTCTGAATAAAGACACCCGGTCGAGTGTGAACACAAGCCGTGAAGGAGTCCAGTGGGTGCCGGGAAAGCAAgacccgaccgggtgaattcctgcgcaataattccacccgaccgggtggttCTTCTACAACATGGAcaatacaaaatgttttacccggccgggtgatttatCAGTTGATTTATTCCACCCGACCGGGTCCATCTTGCTGGCGTTTTTCTAAGTCAAACGCGATTTTTAGAAGATGGGAATAAGAGGAGAGATTTAGGTCACTTCTTTGCATTCAGTTTCCAGCCACCAAgacacacacactctctctgaagaactcttggaagaaTATTGAAGATTTGAGCTTCAATTCCTCCACAAATTGTAATTCGTATCATGTTTCtcattgtttttcttagtttcggTTTGTTTTCTaccatgaacatgagtagctaaacctTTCATGTGGAATTCtcggtgaagatgcattgattcatagttttaatccaattgacttcattttatcttgctcttgcaattatttgaattattcatgtgctttttcctatcgattgcttgatcaccaattgggagtgttagggattattagagtaatcgggagatgaaataactAATCTTGAAAGAGGGATAAtacacaccttaattcaataaaactcgggagagttgagattctGAGTGAGATCGTTAATCTAATAAAACtattgggagttaggtctaagaattagaaagaggacttcaattattacacctaatctacagatttctcactTCGGGAGGaggtttaatctacaattgtgattgatttAACAATTCTGGAGAGTTCAAATGGTAAAGCTATTTCAATTGGGTTAGACTATGAGTTATGCATCgcatccttgaattctgcatatttctccatcatcttacacaacttgcttaattgctttcttgtttaaGTGCTTTAATTTAATCTCTGAATTTatatgcttttagtagttgttagtttcaaaacccaaaaaattcctaattgtctggatagtagttgaaatttgttcgtggtacttaggtttacacttaattgtctctgtgtgATACGATATATTCTTGCTTGCTAAATGCTACAATAACCttgtacacttgcgggtattaattgggtaaaataaagttgagtcagtGGGGCGCGGCGCCCTATTGCAGCGGCCGAGAGCCGCggctttttttttaatattttcaaaaaatttctataaatactactccctccgtcccataacaATTGTCActattttccatttcggtctgtcccacaataattgtcacactttatttttaccatacatggtaagtaggtctcacattccactaacccattttactcatattttattataaaaccaatataaaaaagtgagtctcacattccactaactttttcaaataatttttctttatattttttaaaacgcgtgcccacaataagagtgacaattattatgggacggatggagtacattCATCTCACACACGTTTTACACCCTAATTTTCACTCTATATGCAATGAAGATTTagttttaattctttttttttattaaattatgtgttttttttctaattattatagTCCGATAAATTTTGTTCtaactaaattaaaatataccaacaattaaaaaaataattatagacAAGTTTTTATGGCTTAGACTTAGGCATGGGTTAACTATCGTGGACACTCTAACTTTCTTTTATCTTTGGGCCACCATTTAACTGCACGGCACAATTTGTTAACGTATCACAAGAACATTATATAAGCCCAAAAATTAAATCGAATTTACaacaatatttaaatttgaatttggttAGCAATTTTCTCCAAATAATTAGCAACCTAGAAAATGCGAGTGGAAACCATGATGGTGTGACATTGTTGTTGAACAAACATgacaaattcaaataaatttatattctaGGCTAAAACGAAGTTGAAGGCAGCCTCTCTTCTCCaattttaagtaaaaattaCACTGCCAAAGAACCAACAAAATGGCCCACACCTTCATGAGCAAAAGAGTAATTTTCTCAATTGGGATATGAACACTCTCTATTAACGTGTCATAAACCCATTTCTTTATTCAGCAATGTCAAAAGATTCAATCTTGAAAATGCCCTGAATGATATCCAGTTATTGCTTATACACCTGAATCGAGTAATCGACATGCAGTTGCATGCTATGATATAGATACAGGTTTtagatatacatatatatataaatatagagagagagagagagagagagagagagggggaaagAGTAGTTTTCCTCTTCGGAAATCCCAAAGATTAGCGAATTCGTTCTTGTCTCCCTTTCTTTCTTCCTCGGATTCATCCCTtcttgaattttattatttgggGTCGAATTCTTTTTGGTATTAACAGAGTTTTAGATTATAAAGATTCCATCTTTTTTCAGTCTTTAGTAGATTAATTAGATGGCGAATGCATCTGGTCTTGTTGCTCCAACACTTCCCAGTTTGAGGAGGAGATTTTCTCCAACATTAGGCGTATATCGATCTGGATTTTGGTCCTACGACGGCGTTTCGAGGCGAATGGTGTGTTCTAGTGCGGCGCAGGGTGCAGAGAAGCTTTCCCCTGCTGAATCCAAAGCGCGGAGGTAGCTATTTCTTTGCAAAGATTAGATTTTTGCCGATATCTGATGCTTACTTTTTTGTGggtttgtaaattgtaatttgATTTGCTCTAATATTTGGATTCTTAGCTTCATGATTTTGGGGGTGTGACTGTTGAATTAAGTGTTTTGGTGGTTTCTAGTTAGTGAGAAGTTGCTGATGCTAACTTTGAATTTCAATTGCTGTGAATGGGGTAGGATAAGTATTTGGGCAATTGCTGTGAATGGGGTAGGATAAGTATTTGGGCTGATTCAAATCTGGTTGATTTTCAATCGTAAGTATGTAACTGAAACTAATGTGAGGAATTAATGTTGCAAAGATCATATCTATTCTCTGGATTTTCCTATGTGCAGTGGAATTTACCAGTGTTACATGGTAATGGTatgaattttgatattattGAAAGAATCGAACTTTTTTGGAGAAAAAGAGAGATTCATGTAAGGTCTTTGGTGCCTGCTTGAAAACATGTTCTGTGATCTCTCGAGAGGTTTAGATGTCAACCCACTTTTGAAAGCAAAGTATGGCTGAATCTTGCTTTGTGCTTCTGTGGATCATGAGATAAAAATTCTCTCTTGGTTGTTTTAAGTTTAATGTGTCTGTTGATTGCTGTAGTCTTGTTTTCGTTCAAACTATAGTTGTCTTTTTCACTATTCGAAATTCATTTGATATCTCATTGTATGTGTATTGTGGATCCTTCTTTTGACTAAGTGAATGTGGAATTGGGCAATGATTTTCATTCTGGGTTTACTAACTTACATTTGTAAAGACTTGTCAGCAAAGGGTGCAAGTTGGTTGGATGTGGCTCTGCACTACCAAGTATTCAAATATCCAATGACGATCTCTCTGAAATTGTCGATACTAATGATGAATGGATATCTGTCCGGACTGGAATTAGAAATCGAAGAATACTTTCTCGTAAGTTGTTCTTTCCACTTAATGATGAATCACTCCTACAGTCATGCATACTGAGATCATCAGATTAAGACTTGtggattttatgattttttatgcatACAAACCCCTTTTGCCTATCTCTTATTTTTGGAGTTCTGTTGCAGGAAAAGACAGCTTGACGGCTCTGGCTACAGAGGCTGCTCAGAAAGCTCTTCAGATGGCAGAGGTTGAACCCAATGATGTCGACCTCGTGTTGTTGTGCACTTCAACTCCAGAAGACTTGTTTGGGAGTGCTCCTCAGGTAATGTTTCCAGTAATATACCATGTAATGCAATCTTTTTCTTCCATTCCGTTtcattattcttttaattatgaTTGCACCAGTATTCGGGATCTTCATTCTTCACCATATAAAGGCTCTATAGAGAACAGAGCATTTTCATAAGTAGTGcattttcaactattttttataCTCCTTATTTACAGATTCAAAAAGCACTTGGCTGCAGTCACAATCCGTTGGCTTATGATATTACGGCTGCCTGCAGTGGCTTCCTATTGGGCCTAGTTTCAGCTGCTTGCTATATTCGAGGTAAATCCTAGTACTAACATAAAAAAGAGACGTAATTTGTATTTCGTAGATGCTAACAAAATTTGAGGTGCTAATATTTCAGGAGGTGGCTTCAATAATGTTCTTGTGATCGGGGCTGATGCCCTATCTCGCTACGTTGACTGGACTGACAGAGGATCCTGTATTCTCTTTGGTGATGCTGCTGGTGCTGTCTTACTACAGGTTATCACCCCTTCCCATATATTCTTAATGTTTTCGAATCTTTATATTGCTTGTGAGTAATCTTTTTCTCATCTGGCATGATGATGTTGTTCCCTTTCTGTAGTCGTGTGATAGTGAAGAAGATGGTTTATTTGCTTTCGACATGCACAGTGATGGTGAAGGTCAGAGGTAAATGGAAATCCACCCTTCGGAGAAACCAATCACTTGTTCTTTCTAGTCGTGCATCGAGCATACTTGTGCGTTTTTTTCAGGCACTTAAAAGCCGGCATGAAGGAAGACAACACAGATCAAGAGCTGGCCACAAACGGTTCGCTCCTTGAACTCCTGCCAAAAGGCTCCTCCTCGTACTCGTGCATCGAGATGAATGGTAAAGAGGTCTTCCGCTTTGCTGTCCGTGTCGTTCCACATTCGATTGAACTGGCCCTAGAGAAGGCAGGTCTCGGCGTGTCCAGTATAGACTGGCTAATACTGCATCAGGTATGAGATGTCCTACACTATTTGTTTACATCAGTCGAGTAAACGAGGTTGCCTGATAAATGGTTGAATGCAGGCGAACCAGAGAATAATCGATGCTGTGGCCACGCGTCTGGAGGTTCCCCAGGAGCGAGTCATATCCAATTTGGCAAACTATGGGAACACGAGCGCAGCCTCGATTCCATTGGCGCTGGATGAAGCTGTGAGAAGCGGGAAGGTCCAAGCCGGTGATACCATTGCCACTGCTGGCTTCGGAGCTGGACTTACATGGGGCTCTGCTATCATTAGATGGGGATGATCAGCGACACGCTCGTCTCCAGTTTTGCGTGTTCCGATCGATCGTCTTTCCGACTTTGTTAGCTATGGAAAAATGGAGGAAATTGCTAGGAGTGGATGTTGTTGATCAGGTGTTATTTGATTTGTTGGACAGTGTAAACTGCAACTGTAATTTAAGTATTCAACTATGTTTTCTGAATATGGCAAAATTTCACTTCTTTAGCAAAGTTTGTTGTCATATACCCTTCATCTTG
This portion of the Salvia splendens isolate huo1 chromosome 10, SspV2, whole genome shotgun sequence genome encodes:
- the LOC121752493 gene encoding 3-oxoacyl-[acyl-carrier-protein] synthase 3 A, chloroplastic-like produces the protein MANASGLVAPTLPSLRRRFSPTLGVYRSGFWSYDGVSRRMVCSSAAQGAEKLSPAESKARRLVSKGCKLVGCGSALPSIQISNDDLSEIVDTNDEWISVRTGIRNRRILSRKDSLTALATEAAQKALQMAEVEPNDVDLVLLCTSTPEDLFGSAPQIQKALGCSHNPLAYDITAACSGFLLGLVSAACYIRGGGFNNVLVIGADALSRYVDWTDRGSCILFGDAAGAVLLQSCDSEEDGLFAFDMHSDGEGQRHLKAGMKEDNTDQELATNGSLLELLPKGSSSYSCIEMNGKEVFRFAVRVVPHSIELALEKAGLGVSSIDWLILHQANQRIIDAVATRLEVPQERVISNLANYGNTSAASIPLALDEAVRSGKVQAGDTIATAGFGAGLTWGSAIIRWG